In Oncorhynchus clarkii lewisi isolate Uvic-CL-2024 chromosome 2, UVic_Ocla_1.0, whole genome shotgun sequence, one DNA window encodes the following:
- the LOC139370826 gene encoding ubiquinone biosynthesis protein COQ9-B, mitochondrial-like isoform X2, whose product MAALLRGLRVGRALRGFGSVPKTSSPQCNGLRRGFHCAALRLQEDKDKSIPVPPSSAASSTTTYHEHYQAHPSKNNTATYTQEAPAPEAGAKEAPQPNTSYADQSGEQGEEYETEEQLQAHILNAALDFVQLHGWTLEAISAGAETLGLSASSSGMFQNGAGDLVLHFIAQCNAQLTEQMAEQYNQVQLGQAEPKRTAEFLRDAVETRLRMLTPYMDNWPQAMSILLLPHNIPDSLKHLSTLVDDIWYYAGDRSTDLNWYTKRAALTGIYNTTELVMIQDSSEDFQDTWNFLENRIQDIVNMAGAAKQVASTGEAVAQGLLGAAVTLKNLTGINQRR is encoded by the exons ATGGCGGCGCTGCTACGAGGACTACGAGTTGGAAGGGCCCTGCGGGGTTTTGGCAGCG ttccaaaaacatccagtcccCAATGCAATGGCCTGAGACGAGGCTTCCACTGTGCTGCACTTCGTCTTCAGGAGGACAAGGACAAGTCCATCCCTGTCCCCCCATCCTCTGCTGCATCCTCAACCACAACCTACCACGAGCATTACCAAGCCCACCCATCTAAAAACAACACTGCCACATATACGCAGGAAGCGCCTGCACCCGAAGCTGGTGCTAAGGAGGCTCCCCAGCCCAACACTAG TTATGCAGACCAGAGTGGAGAACAAGGAGAAGAGTATGAAACAGAGGAGCAACTGCAAGCACACATCCTTAACGCTGCACTGGACTTTGTCCAACTACATGGTTGGACTCTTGAGGCCATTTCAGCAGGGGCTGAG ACACTGGGCCTCTCAGCATCCTCCAGTGGAATGTTCCAGAATGGAGCAGGGGACCTGgttttgcacttcattgctcagtGCAATGCCCAGCTAACAGAGCAAATGGCAGAGCAGTACAACCAGGTCCAACTTGGTCAGGCTGA ACCAAAGAGAACTGCAGAGTTTCTTAGAGATGCTGTGGAGACTAGATTGAGGATGTTGACGCCATACATGGATAATTGGCCACAG gctATGAGTATTCTGCTCCTCCCACACAACATCCCAGACAGTCTGAAGCACCTCTCCACCCTGGTGGATGATATCTGGTACTACGCTGGAGACCGTTCCACAGAT TTGAACTGGTATACGAAACGGGCCGCACTGACAGGGATCTATAACACCACTGAGCTGGTGATGATACAGGACTCCTCAGAAGACTTCCAGGACACCTGGAACTTCCTTGAAAACCGAATCCAGGATATTGTCAACATGGCTGGCGCCGCCAAACAG GTGGCATCTACAGGAGAAGCCGTGGCGCAGGGGCTTTTGGGGGCTGCTGTTACG CTGAAGAATCTAACAGGGATTAACCAAAGACGATGA
- the LOC139370826 gene encoding ubiquinone biosynthesis protein COQ9-B, mitochondrial-like isoform X1 has translation MAALLRGLRVGRALRGFGSVPKTSSPQCNGLRRGFHCAALRLQEDKDKSIPVPPSSAASSTTTYHEHYQAHPSKNNTATYTQEAPAPEAGAKEAPQPNTSYADQSGEQGEEYETEEQLQAHILNAALDFVQLHGWTLEAISAGAETLGLSASSSGMFQNGAGDLVLHFIAQCNAQLTEQMAEQYNQVQLGQAEPKRTAEFLRDAVETRLRMLTPYMDNWPQAMSILLLPHNIPDSLKHLSTLVDDIWYYAGDRSTDVSRPSQPKYPSPHVFLTPVHQAPHTIRPASAKLNWYTKRAALTGIYNTTELVMIQDSSEDFQDTWNFLENRIQDIVNMAGAAKQVASTGEAVAQGLLGAAVTLKNLTGINQRR, from the exons ATGGCGGCGCTGCTACGAGGACTACGAGTTGGAAGGGCCCTGCGGGGTTTTGGCAGCG ttccaaaaacatccagtcccCAATGCAATGGCCTGAGACGAGGCTTCCACTGTGCTGCACTTCGTCTTCAGGAGGACAAGGACAAGTCCATCCCTGTCCCCCCATCCTCTGCTGCATCCTCAACCACAACCTACCACGAGCATTACCAAGCCCACCCATCTAAAAACAACACTGCCACATATACGCAGGAAGCGCCTGCACCCGAAGCTGGTGCTAAGGAGGCTCCCCAGCCCAACACTAG TTATGCAGACCAGAGTGGAGAACAAGGAGAAGAGTATGAAACAGAGGAGCAACTGCAAGCACACATCCTTAACGCTGCACTGGACTTTGTCCAACTACATGGTTGGACTCTTGAGGCCATTTCAGCAGGGGCTGAG ACACTGGGCCTCTCAGCATCCTCCAGTGGAATGTTCCAGAATGGAGCAGGGGACCTGgttttgcacttcattgctcagtGCAATGCCCAGCTAACAGAGCAAATGGCAGAGCAGTACAACCAGGTCCAACTTGGTCAGGCTGA ACCAAAGAGAACTGCAGAGTTTCTTAGAGATGCTGTGGAGACTAGATTGAGGATGTTGACGCCATACATGGATAATTGGCCACAG gctATGAGTATTCTGCTCCTCCCACACAACATCCCAGACAGTCTGAAGCACCTCTCCACCCTGGTGGATGATATCTGGTACTACGCTGGAGACCGTTCCACAGATGTGAGTCGACCTTCTCAGCCTAAGTACCCCTCTCCCCATGTCTTCCTCACCCCCGTTCATCAGGCACCTCATACTATCCGACCAGCCTCTGCGAAG TTGAACTGGTATACGAAACGGGCCGCACTGACAGGGATCTATAACACCACTGAGCTGGTGATGATACAGGACTCCTCAGAAGACTTCCAGGACACCTGGAACTTCCTTGAAAACCGAATCCAGGATATTGTCAACATGGCTGGCGCCGCCAAACAG GTGGCATCTACAGGAGAAGCCGTGGCGCAGGGGCTTTTGGGGGCTGCTGTTACG CTGAAGAATCTAACAGGGATTAACCAAAGACGATGA